The Nicotiana tabacum cultivar K326 chromosome 14, ASM71507v2, whole genome shotgun sequence genome contains a region encoding:
- the LOC142168714 gene encoding uncharacterized protein LOC142168714 isoform X1 — protein MILLKAYGLDTGTMANFSVSQLQQKIEMIGKLREEVDVIKAESLKWKEGMDRFAAEKEAARTQLSAAENQLQSMKEKGSVQARRIKELEARLASELAKAESDAEKAKADADALVAVYRADTEAAQVQARKAIETADTRAHWVAELAKCRSRRETLEEIHARGFNLAEEIKKAKELEVDAEALVSVDDDDDDDNDDDDESKSGSENGGSPMEKRPLMEIAKKLSP, from the coding sequence atgatacttttaaaagcctatgggctcgataccggaacgatggctaatttttcggtctcacagttgcagcagaaaattgagatgatcgggaaactccgtgaggaggtcgatgtgataaaagcggagtccttgaagtggaaagaaggtatggaccgctttgctgcagagaaagaagcTGCTCGAACTCAATTATCAGCGgccgaaaaccaacttcaaagtatgaaggagaaaggctcggttcaagcaagaagaataaaggagctcgaggctcggttggcctccgaacttgccaaggccgaatctgacgctgaaaaggcaaaggccgatgcggatgcactcgtggccgtctatcgggccgatacTGAAGCTGCCCAGGTCCAAGCAAGAAAGGCAATCGagaccgccgatactcgagcacattgggtcgctgaacttgctaagtgccgatctcggagggagaccctcgaggagatccatgctcgaggtttcaacctcgctgaagagataaaaaaggccaaagaactcgaagttgatgctgaagccttggtttccgttgatgatgacgatgatgatgataatgatgatgatgatgagagtAAGAGTGGGTCCGAGAACGGGGGGAGCCCAATGGAGAAGAGACCGCTCATGGAGATAGccaagaaacttagcccttag
- the LOC107780719 gene encoding uncharacterized protein LOC107780719: protein MENEKKIESYVVVHNIAKRHNVGTLARSATAFGVSEMILVGRRDFNAFGSHGSTSHVRFHHFHSLTDAKTFLKERDCDICGVEITENAVAVNEHPFKRSTAFLLGNEGTGLSAKECEICDFFVYIPQYGCGTASLNVTVAASIVLHQFGVWAGFSERTREGNKFIVAERPSKQAKKNYCMETSESIAEERRLKRESNGFFEDTGKEESPSNLLDTLFDD, encoded by the exons atggaaaatgagaagaaaatagAGAGCTATGTGGTGGTACACAACATAGCAAAGAGACACAATGTCGGAACCCTAGCTCGTAGCGCCACTGCGTTCGGCGTCTCCGAGATGATACTAGTCGGCCGTCGAGATTTCAACGCCTTCGGTAGCCACGGCTCTACCTCTCACGTCCGGTTCCACCACTTCCACTCCCTCACCGATGCTAAAACTTTCCTCAAG GAAAGAGATTGTGATATATGTGGAGTTGAAATTACAGAAAATGCGGTGGCAGTAAATGAGCATCCTTTTAAAAGAAGTACTGCTTTTCTGCTGGGAAATGAG GGTACTGGACTTTCTGCAAAAGAGTGTGAGATATGTGATTTCTTTGTATATATTCCACAATATGGGTGTGGTACTGCTTCATTGAATGTGACAGTCGCTGCTTCCATTGTTCTGCATCAATTTGGAG TTTGGGCTGGATTCTCTGAGAGAACACGTGAGGGAAACAAATTTATTGTGGCTGAAAGACCTTCGAAACAGGCGAAGAAAAATTACTGCATGGAAACATCTGAATCTATTGCCGAGGAGCGAAGACTGAAGAGGGAATCAAATGGGTTCTTTGAAGATACTGGAAAGGAGGAATCACCTTCAAATCTTTTAGATACCTT
- the LOC142168714 gene encoding uncharacterized protein LOC142168714 isoform X2, with protein sequence MRLRDEYDDEEENDGSALAARTKKTTDVAHATGSMVVHKAPPRTEDISEKDSGRVPELLEIEDASYRSQQIEDMSEGALLESLRTEENAPSDSLGTVAIEDSSTFPAFSAGAIREAQALGALELDRPHDGEDPFHDLFTGVEDVAGTNDASDLFHGVQPALNQAATVHREACSRFRAELRLY encoded by the exons atgcgtctaagggatgaatacgacgacgaagaagaaaatgatgggtcCGCGCTGGCGGCCCGAACGAAAAAGACCACCGACGTTGCACATGCAactggatcgatggtggttcataaggctccgcctcgaactgaggatatatcggAGAAGGATTCGGGCAGAGTCCCCGAGTTGTTGGAGATCGAAGATGCTTCCTATCGAAGCCAACAGATAGAggatatgtctgaaggggctCTCCTCGAATCtcttcgaaccgaagagaatgctccaagtgattcacttgggacagtagcaatcgaagactcgtccaccttccctgctttttccgcaggggcgattcgggaagcccaagctttgggggccctcgaactagataggcctcatgatggagaggatcctttTCATGACCTGTTTACCGGTGTCGAGGACGTTGCCGGTACTAATGATGCATCAGACCTTTTTCACGGGGTGCAAccggctttgaatcag gccgcgacagttcatcgagaagcatgttctcggttCCGAGCCGAGCTACGTCTATATTAG
- the LOC107780718 gene encoding pyruvate, phosphate dikinase, chloroplastic-like isoform X2 — MQRVYTFGKGKSEGNKGMKSLLGGKGANLAEMASIGLSVPPGLTISTEACQEYQNGKKLPHGLWEEILEGLETVEKNMGAFLGNPSKPLLLSVRSGAAISMPGMMDTVLNLGLNDEVVTGLAAKSGERFAYDSYRRFLDMFGDVVMGIPHSLFAEKLEKLKDAKGVKLDTELTASDLKQLVEQYKNVYLEAKGEKFPSDPKKQLELAVKAVFDSWDSPRAIKYRSINQITGLKGTAVNIQCMVFGNMGNTSGTGVLFTRNPSTGEKKLYGEFLVNAQGEDVVAGIRTPQDLDTMKECMPEAYKELVENCEILERHYKDMMDIEFTVQENRLWMLQCRTGKRTGQGAVKIAVDMVNEGLVDKRIAIKMVEPQHLDQLLHPQFENPSAYKDKVIANGLPASPGAAVGQVVFCAEDAEAWHAQGKSAILVRTETSPEDVGGMHAAAGILTARGGMTSHAAVVARGWGKCCVSGCADIRVNESEKVVIIGDKMIHEGEWLSLNGSTGEVILGKQPLAPPAMTGDLEIFMSWADKIRRIKVMANADTPEDALTARNNGAQGIGLCRTEHMFFASDERLKAVRRMIMAATPEQRKEALDSLLPYQRSDFEGIFRAMDGFPVTIRLLDPPLHEFLPEGNLEEIVNELTTDIGMCEEDVYSRIEKLSEVNPMLGFRGCRLGISYPELTEMQARAIFQAAIAMSNQGISVFPEIMVPLVGTPQELSHQVGLIRHVAKKVFSEMGTSLNYKVGTMIEIPRAALIADEIANEAEFFSFGTNDLTQMTFGYSRDDVGKFLPIYLSKGILQHDPFEVLDQKGVGQLIKMATERGRAARPNLKVGICGEHGGEPSSVAFFAEAGLDYVSCSPFRVPIARLAAAQVVV, encoded by the exons TTGGGAGGTAAAGGTGCAAACCTTGCCGAAATGGCGAGCATTGGATTATCGGTGCCTCCCGGCCTTACTATATCGACAGAAGCATGCCAGGAGTATCAGAATGGGAAAAAGCTTCCACACGGACTGTGGGAGGAGATACTGGAAGGTTTAGAGACAGTGGAGAAAAACATGGGAGCTTTCCTTGGGAACCCCTCCAAGCCCCTCCTTCTCTCGGTCCGGTCTGGTGCAGCT ATTTCTATGCCTGGGATGATGGATACTGTTTTGAACCTTGGACTCAATGATGAAGTGGTTACTGGTTTGGCTGCCAAAAGTGGAGAGAGGTTCGCTTATGACTCGTACAGACGATTTCTTGACATGTTTGGGGATGTG GTAATGGGTATTCCACATTCATTATTTGCGGAGAAGTTAGAGAAATTGAAGGACGCCAAAGGAGTGAAGCTTGATACCGAGCTAACAGCATCTGATCTTAAACAGCTTGTGGAGCAGTACAAAAATGTTTACCTTGAAGCTAAGGGTGAAAAGTTTCCTTCAG ATCCCAAAAAGCAGTTGGAGTTGGCGGTCAAAGCAGTTTTTGATTCTTGGGATAGTCCAAGAGCTATCAAATATCGAAGCATTAACCAGATAACAGGACTTAAAGGAACTGCAGTAAACATTCAATGCATGGTGTTCGGGAACATGGGTAACACTTCGGGAACAGGTGTTCTCTTCACTAGGAATCCAAGTACCGGCGAGAAGAAGCTCTATGGAGAGTTTTTAGTCAATGCTCAG GGAGAGGATGTTGTTGCTGGAATTAGAACACCTCAGGACTTGGACACAATGAAGGAGTGTATGCCCGAAGCGTACAAGGAGCTTGTTGAGAACTGTGAGATTTTGGAGCGGCATTATAAAGATATGATG GATATCGAATTCACTGTTCAAGAAAATAGACTGTGGATGTTACAATGCCGAACAGGGAAGCGTACGGGTCAAGGAGCTGTAAAGATAGCAGTTGACATGGTGAATGAGGGACTTGTTGACAAGCGCATAGCTATAAAGATGGTGGAGCCACAGCATCTAGACCAGCTTCTTCACCCCCAG TTTGAAAATCCATCGGCTTATAAAGACAAGGTGATTGCCAATGGCCTTCCTGCCTCTCCTGGGGCAGCAGTGGGACAGGTTGTGTTCTGTGCTGAAGATGCTGAAGCATGGCATGCACAAGGGAAGAGTGCTATTTTG GTGAGAACTGAAACAAGTCCAGAGGATGTCGGAGGCATGCATGCTGCTGCTGGGATCTTAACTGCACGAGGTGGTATGACATCTCATGCAGCTGTTGTAGCCCGTGGCTGGGGTAAATGTTGTGTGTCCGGGTGTGCTGATATTCGTGTGAATGAGTCAGAAAAG GTTGTCATCATTGGAGACAAAATGATTCATGAAGGAGAGTGGCTTTCACTGAACGGATCAACAGGTGAAGTAATCTTGGGCAAACAGCCACTCGCGCCTCCAGCTATGACTGGCGATTTGGAGATCTTCATGTCTTGGGCCGATAAGATAAGGCGCATCAAG GTTATGGCAAATGCTGACACACCAGAAGATGCACTAACAGCAAGGAATAATGGCGCTCAAGGGATTGGTCTATGTAGGACAGAGCACATGTT CTTTGCATCAGACGAAAGGCTAAAAGCTGTAAGAAGGATGATAATGGCAGCTACTCCTGAGCAGAGGAAGGAGGCACTAGACTCGTTGTTGCCTTATCAGCGATCCGACTTTGAGGGCATTTTCCGTGCAATGGATG GTTTTCCAGTGACAATTCGACTGTTAGACCCACCACTTCATGAATTTTTGCCAGAAGGGAACCTAGAAGAGATTGTCAATGAACTAACAACAGATATAGGCATGTGCGAGGAAGATGTCTATTCTAGAATTGAGAAATTATCAGAAGTCAATCCCATGCTTGGATTTCGAGGCTGCAG GCTAGGTATATCTTACCCTGAGCTGACAGAAATGCAGGCTCGTGCAATCTTTCAAGCTGCTATAGCTATGAGCAACCAGGGCATTTCCGTCTTTCCAGAGATAATGGTTCCCCTTGTTGGAACACCTCAG GAATTAAGTCATCAAGTcggtttaatccgtcatgttgcCAAAAAGGTTTTCTCGGAGATGGGTACCTCGTTGAATTATAAGGTTGGCACCATGATTGAGATTCCTAGAGCTGCTTTGATTGCAGACGAG ATTGCTAATGAAGCAGAGTTCTTCTCCTTTGGGACCAATGACCTCACGCAAATGACATTCGGGTACAGTAGAGATGATGTAGGCAAGTTTCTTCCTATATACCTATCCAAAGGCATCCTCCAACATGATCCATTCGAG GTCCTTGATCAAAAGGGTGTTGGCCAACTCATCAAGATGGCTACTGAAAGAGGTCGTGCAGCGAGGCCAAACTTGAAG GTTGGAATTTGTGGAGAACATGGTGGGGAGCCCTCTTCAGTTGCATTTTTCGCCGAGGCTGGATTGGACTATGTTTCTTGCTCTCCATTCAG GGTGCCCATTGCTAGGCTAGCTGCAGCTCAAGTTGTAGTTTGA